The genome window TGACGAGGAAGAGGATGACCGCGGCCCACGACATCGAGTTCGTGACGGCGGACCAGCCGATGAGGACCGGCATACAGCCGGCGATACCGCCCCAGACGATGTTCTGGGACGTACGCCGTTTGAGGATCATCGTGTAGACGACGACGTAGAAGAGGAGCGCCCCGAGCGACAGCCAGGCGGACAGCCAGTTGACGAGGACGCCGAACCAGGCGGTGGAGATCACGGCGAGGGCGAGGCCGAAGACCAGGCCCTCACGCGGGGTGACCATCCCGGTGACCAGCGGACGCTGCGACGTGCGCTCCATGAGCGCGTCGATGTCCCGGTCGATGTACATGTTGAGCGCGTTGGCGCCGCCGGCGGAGAGATAACCGCCGACGCAGGTGGCGAGCACCAGCCAGAGGTCCGGAACACCCTGTTCCGCCAGGAACATCACCGGCACGGTGGTGATCAGCAGCAGTTCGATGATCCGTGGCTTCGTCAGCGCCACGAAGGCCTTGACCCGGGCCCCGATCGGCCGCTGACCCCGGCTGCTGCTCGTGCTGCTCGCGCCAAGCACTCCCGGTGGACGGGATTCGACGGCCGTCACGCACACCCCTGACAGAGACTCCTCAGCAAGCCTCCGGTTGTGAACTCCCCGTAACGGCTCGCGCGTACCACGCCACTGTAGACGTTGCCCAGAGCCAGCCTTTCAAGGGGGTGGGGTCGTGTTGGCGGGCGCCCCGGGACGAGCCGAACACACTTCGGTTGAGCAGTCGGACGAGCGGCTCCGTATTCAGATGTCGAACAGCGGAACCCTCAGGTCTCACCATGCGGAATGCCGGGTCGGGAGGCGGACCGGACATAGTCCCGGCAGTCTGGAATGACTCGAAAAAACGCGCGTTCCTACGGGGGTAGGCTCGACAACGGCCGGTGCCGTGAAGAACACCGGCACGAGACATGTGGAGAGGAGCCCTGACCCAGGGTGAGCACCAAGCCGACCACTACAGACCTCGCGTGGACCGAATTGGACCAGCGCGCCGTCGACACCGCCCGAGTCCTGGCAGCCGACGCCGTACAGAAGGTCGGCAACGGCCATCCGGGTACGGCGATGAGCCTCGCGCCCGCCGCGTACACCCTCTTCCAGAAGGTGATGCGCCACGACCCCGCCGACCCCGACTGGGTGGGCCGTGACAGGTTCGTCCTGTCCGCCGGCCACTCCTCCTTGACCCTCTACATCCAGCTGTACCTGGGCGGTTTCGGCCTGGAGCTGGCGGACCTCGAGTCCTTCCGCACCTGGGGTTCGAAGACCCCGGGGCACCCCGAGTACGGGCACACCAAGGCCGTCGAGACGACGACCGGGCCGCTCGGCCAGGGTGTCGCCAACGCCGTGGGCATGGCGATGGCCGCGCGGTACGAGCGCGGTCTGTTCGACCCGGAGGCCGCGGTCGGCGAGTCGCCGTTCGACCACCACATCTTCGTGATCGCCGGTGACGGCTGCCTCCAGGAGGGCATCTCCGCCGAGGCGTCCTCGCTGGCCGGTCACCAGAAGCTCGGCAACCTGGTCCTGCTGTGGGACGACAACCACATCTCGATCGAGGGCGACACCGAGACGGCCGTCTCCGAGGACACCGCGAAGCGGTACGAGGCGTACGGCTGGCACGTGCAACGCGTCCAGCCGAAGGAGAACGGCGACCTCGACCCGGCCGCGCTGTTCGAGGCGATCGAGGCGGCGAAGGCCGTCACCGACCGGCCGTCGTTCATCGCGATGCGTTCGATCATCGCCTGGCCCGCCCCGAACGCGCAGAACACCGAGGCCGCGCACGGCTCGGCGCTCGGCGCGGACGAGGTCGCCGCCACCAAGCGGGTCCTCGGCTTCGACCCGGAGAAGAACTTCGAGGTCTCCGACGAGGTCATCGCGCACACGCGCGCCCTCGGCGAGCGTGGGCTCGAAGCCCGTGCCGTCTGGGAGAAGCGGTTCCAGGAGTGGCGCGACGGCGACGCCGAGCGGGCCGCCGAGTTCGACCGGATCAGCGCGGGCGAGCTGCCCGAGGGCTGGGAGTCGCACCTGCCGGAGTTCGAGACGGGCAAGGGTGTCGCGACGCGCGCCGCGTCCGGCAAGATCCTCCAGGCGCTCGGCGCGGTCGTGCCCGAGCTGTGGGGCGGCTCCGCCGACCTCGCCGGTTCGAACAACACGACGATCGACAAGACGTCGTCGTTCCTCCCGGCGGACAACCCGCTGCCGGAGGCGAACCCCTACGGCCGCACGATCCACTTCGGTATCCGTGAGCACGCCATGGCCGCGGAGATGAACGGCATCGCGCTGCACGGCAACACCCGTGTCTTCGGCGGCACGTTCCTCGTGTTCTCCGACTACATGCGCAACGCGGTGCGCCTGTCCGCGCTGATGCACCTGCCGGTGACGTACGTGTGGACGCACGACTCCATCGGTCTCGGCGAGGACGGTCCGACGCACCAGCCGGTCGAGCACCTGGCCGCGCTGCGGGCGATCCCGGGTCTGAACGTGGTCCGCCCGGCCGACGCCAACGAGACGGCGATCGCCTGGCGCGAGATCCTCAAGCGCTACACCAAGGAGTTCGGCAAGGGCGCCCCGCACGGCCTCGCGCTGACCCGTCAGGGTGTGCCGACGTACGAGGCCAACGAGGAGGCCGCCAAGGGCGGTTACGTGCTCTTCGAGGCGGACGGCGGTGACGCTCAGGTGATCCTGATCGCCACCGGGTCCGAGGTGCATGTCGCCGTCGACGCGCGCGAGCAGTTGCAGGCGCAGGGCGTGCCCACGCGGGTGGTGTCCATGCCGTCCGTGGAGTGGTTCGAGGAGCAGGACCAGGGGTACCGGGACAGCGTTCTGCCGCCGTCCGTCAAGGCGCGTGTCGCGGTCGAGGCCGGGATCGGGCTCACCTGGCACAAGTACGTCGGGGACGCCGGTCGCATCGTTTCGCTGGAGCACTTCGGCGCTTCGGCCGACGGCAAGGTCCTCTTCCGCGAGTTCGGCTTCACCGCCGAGAACGTGGCCGCGGTCGCGCAGGAATCCCTGGCCGCCGCTCAGCGCTGACGCTCACGGACGCTTACATACACACGTAGGAGATGTAATTCCATGACAGACGCACTCAAGCGCCTCTCCGAGGAGGGCGTCGCGATCTGGCTGGACGACCTGTCGCGCAAGCGCATCACGTCCGGCAACCTCGCCGAGCTCCTCGACCAGCAGCACGTCGTGGGCGTCACCACCAACCCGTCGATCTTCCAGAAGGCGATCAGCAGCGGTGACGGCTACGAGCAGCAGGTCGCCGACCTCGCCGCCCGCAAGGTCACCGTCGACGAGGCCATCCGGATGATCACGACGGCGGACGTCCGCGACGCCGCCGACATCCTGCGCCCGGTCTTCGACGCGACCAACGGTCAGGACGGCCGGGTCTCCATCGAGGTCGACCCGCGTCTCGCCCACAACACGGGGGCGACCGTCGCCGAGGCCAAGCAGTTGGCCTGGCTGGTGGACCGCCCGAACACCCTGATCAAGATCCCGGCGACGAAGGCGGGCCTGCCCGCGATCACCGAGACCATCGGTCTCGGCATCAGCGTCAACGTCACGCTGATCTTCTCGCTGGAGCGCTACCGCGCGGTCATGGACGCCTACCTGGCCGGTCTGGAGAAGGCCAAGGAGCGCGGCCTGGACCTCTCCAAGATCCACTCGGTGGCGTCCTTCTTCGTGTCCCGCGTGGACACCGAGATCGACAAGCGGATCGACGCGCTCGGCACGGACGCGGCCAAGGCCGCCCGCGGCAAGGCCGGTGTCGCCAACGCCCGCCTCGCGTACCAGGCGTACGAAGAGGTCTTCGACGGCGCGCGCTGGAGCGCCCTGGAGAGCGCGGGCGCCAACAAGCAGCGTCCGCTGTGGGCCTCGACCGGCGTCAAGGACCCGGCGTACAAGAGCACGCTGTACGTCGACGAGCTGGTCGCGCCGAACACGGTGAACACCATGCCGGAGGCCACGCTGGAGGCCACCGCGACGAGCGGTGAGATCCGCGGCAACGCGATCGCCGGCACGTACGAGCAGTCGCGTGCCGAGCTGGACGCGGTGGAGAAGCTCGGGATCTCGTACGACGAGGTCGTGCAGCTGCTGGAGGACGAGGGCGTCGAGAAGTTCGAGGCGTCCTGGAACGACCTGCTCAAGTCGACCGAGGCGGAGCTTCAGCGCCTCGCACCCTCGGAGGGCTGAACACCTTGTCGAGCAGCAATCCGCTGCGTGACGCCGCGGACCGACGGCTCCCGCGTATCGCGGGGCCGTCGGGCCTGGTCATCTTCGGCGTCACAGGCGATTTGTCACGCAAAAAGCTGATGCCTGC of Streptomyces phaeolivaceus contains these proteins:
- a CDS encoding heme o synthase codes for the protein MTAVESRPPGVLGASSTSSSRGQRPIGARVKAFVALTKPRIIELLLITTVPVMFLAEQGVPDLWLVLATCVGGYLSAGGANALNMYIDRDIDALMERTSQRPLVTGMVTPREGLVFGLALAVISTAWFGVLVNWLSAWLSLGALLFYVVVYTMILKRRTSQNIVWGGIAGCMPVLIGWSAVTNSMSWAAVILFLVIFFWTPPHYWPLSMKVKEDYARVGVPMLPVVASNKVVARQIVLYSWVMVAVSLMLTPLGYTGWFYTSVALVTGGWWLWEAHALQTRAKNGATGGKLKEMRLFHWSITYVSLLFVAVAVDPFLR
- the tkt gene encoding transketolase; this translates as MSTKPTTTDLAWTELDQRAVDTARVLAADAVQKVGNGHPGTAMSLAPAAYTLFQKVMRHDPADPDWVGRDRFVLSAGHSSLTLYIQLYLGGFGLELADLESFRTWGSKTPGHPEYGHTKAVETTTGPLGQGVANAVGMAMAARYERGLFDPEAAVGESPFDHHIFVIAGDGCLQEGISAEASSLAGHQKLGNLVLLWDDNHISIEGDTETAVSEDTAKRYEAYGWHVQRVQPKENGDLDPAALFEAIEAAKAVTDRPSFIAMRSIIAWPAPNAQNTEAAHGSALGADEVAATKRVLGFDPEKNFEVSDEVIAHTRALGERGLEARAVWEKRFQEWRDGDAERAAEFDRISAGELPEGWESHLPEFETGKGVATRAASGKILQALGAVVPELWGGSADLAGSNNTTIDKTSSFLPADNPLPEANPYGRTIHFGIREHAMAAEMNGIALHGNTRVFGGTFLVFSDYMRNAVRLSALMHLPVTYVWTHDSIGLGEDGPTHQPVEHLAALRAIPGLNVVRPADANETAIAWREILKRYTKEFGKGAPHGLALTRQGVPTYEANEEAAKGGYVLFEADGGDAQVILIATGSEVHVAVDAREQLQAQGVPTRVVSMPSVEWFEEQDQGYRDSVLPPSVKARVAVEAGIGLTWHKYVGDAGRIVSLEHFGASADGKVLFREFGFTAENVAAVAQESLAAAQR
- the tal gene encoding transaldolase, with product MTDALKRLSEEGVAIWLDDLSRKRITSGNLAELLDQQHVVGVTTNPSIFQKAISSGDGYEQQVADLAARKVTVDEAIRMITTADVRDAADILRPVFDATNGQDGRVSIEVDPRLAHNTGATVAEAKQLAWLVDRPNTLIKIPATKAGLPAITETIGLGISVNVTLIFSLERYRAVMDAYLAGLEKAKERGLDLSKIHSVASFFVSRVDTEIDKRIDALGTDAAKAARGKAGVANARLAYQAYEEVFDGARWSALESAGANKQRPLWASTGVKDPAYKSTLYVDELVAPNTVNTMPEATLEATATSGEIRGNAIAGTYEQSRAELDAVEKLGISYDEVVQLLEDEGVEKFEASWNDLLKSTEAELQRLAPSEG